The Pseudomonadota bacterium genome contains a region encoding:
- a CDS encoding transposase: EVQMSRSKQYQSIPTNLTETEFEEFVLPHLTSGSRGPSTTVPYFRIFNYILKLMYTGCQWEEIPIEKDASGKPEIHHTRVFRVFQRWQRDGCFEKIFVGSVHELFANKLLDTEVVHGDGSTTAAKKGAIT, translated from the coding sequence GGAGGTACAAATGAGCAGAAGTAAGCAATACCAAAGCATCCCGACAAATTTGACAGAAACTGAATTCGAGGAATTTGTCTTACCGCACCTGACGAGTGGATCAAGAGGTCCATCGACAACAGTGCCATATTTTCGCATCTTCAACTACATTTTGAAATTAATGTACACCGGGTGTCAGTGGGAGGAAATCCCTATTGAAAAAGATGCTTCTGGTAAGCCAGAAATCCATCATACCCGCGTATTTCGTGTCTTTCAGCGTTGGCAACGTGATGGCTGTTTCGAAAAAATATTTGTGGGTTCCGTGCATGAGTTATTTGCAAACAAGCTTCTGGATACAGAAGTGGTTCACGGAGACGGCAGCACCACAGCCGCTAAAAAGGGGGCGATAACTTAG